The Flavobacterium sp. 140616W15 sequence TTTACAACCCAGAGCAGGAAAAATTTATAAAACCTCCACAGCTAGAAAAAGATAGTGAATTATCCAGCTTCTTACTCCCATTTAACCATGAAATGGATTGTAAAAATGCCGTATTCGGTTGCTCCTTTGAAAACTTACTAGAACACAAAGAACCACTGATAATTTCGAATGTTGAAAAATTCATAGAACAAAATGAGAATATAAAACTTGGAGAACTTTTACGTGGTCAAAATATAAACAGTTGTGTTTTTGCTCCAGTTATAAAAGACAATAAATTATTAGGCGTTGTCGAATTGGTTTCTGCAACTCCAAGGGCACTTAACACAATAAATGCAAAAAAATTAGATCTAGTTCTACCGTATCTAGTAGACACAATCGAGAGATACAATAATGACATGCAACATCAGATAGAAGCAGTAATTCAGAGAGAATATACTACAATCCATCCGAGTGTTTATTGGAAATTTAGAGAAGAATCCGAAAAATATTTTCAGAATAGCAATCACACGAAAGATTATATTTTTAAAGAAATTGTCTTTAAAGAAGTATTTCCATTATACGGACAAATTGATATTAAAGGCTCATCGGAACATCGAAATGAAACTGTAAAAACCGATCTAAAAAATCAGCTAAAGATGTTATTGCAAATTTTTGCAAGTCAAAAAGAAAATACAAATTTAATTCTTTTAGAGCAACGTAAGTTTGAATTACAATCACTTCTTGAAGAACTTGATTCGCCTTTAAAAGCAGATTCAGAACAACATATACAACGTTACATCGAAGAGGAAATTCATCCTATTTTAAAAAATACTAAAAGTAATTCTGAAGCAGAAAAACTAGAACAAAAATACTTTAAAGGTTTAGACGAAAAAACAGGTTTATTTTATCAGGAAAGAAAAAAATTTGATAATGCAATGTCTATTATCAATAAAAAACTAGCTGTTATACTTGACAAAAATCAAATCGAAGCGCAACAAATATATCCTCATTATTACGAACGTTTTAAAACAGATGGTGTAGAACATAATTTATACATAGGAGCCTCTATTGCGCCTACAAAACCATTTGATGTAATGTATCTCCACAATTTAAGATTATGGCAATTACAAACATTATGCGAAATGGAATTAGCACACCATCAGCTTAAAGCTTCGTTGCCGTATGAGCTTGATGTAACATCTTTAATTTTAGTATTTAGCTCCCCTATTTCTATCCGTTTTAGAATGGATGAAAAACGTTTTGATGTAGATGGAACCTACAATGCACGATATGAAGTTGTAAAAAAACGTATCGATAAGGCTCATATCAAAAATTCTATAGAGCGCATCACAGAAAAAGAAAAAATCACAATCGTATATTCACATGCTAGTGAAGAAGCCGAATATTTAAAATATATAAAATATTTACAATTTAAGAAAATACTAGATCCTCAAATAGAACAATTTGAAGTAGAAGATTTACAAGGTGTATCCGGATTAAAAGCCATTCGAGTAAAAGTCGTAAACAACACGCTAACAGCTAAAAAAATAACATATCAGGATTTATTAGATGAATTAAACTAGTTTTAAAGACTTCTAAATGCTATTATAAATGCCAGTACTGTTATGATGATACCAATCATAAAAAGATTGTAAGCAACCCTTAACAAGCGATATTTTCTTTCGAGTACAATCCCTAAAAAATATAAATCTTTAATCATAGTACCATATAAGTAATCTTTGTCTTTCATCATTTCATTCATTGCCCACTCATACTCGTGTAAAGGCATTTTATAAAAATTTCCAAAGAACAATAAATTTATTTTTTTGCTTCAATATCTTCGCGTGTAAACACTCCAGTGGTAACTTTTGGTCTAGTCGAAAGTATAGCAAAAACAATAGTAATAACACTAGAAATCAACATTATAAAAGTAGGAATAATTAAATGCGCGTTCTTAGGACTATCTAATTTTGGGATAATTGTGGAAAGTGCTATAGAAATAATTATCGCATTTACAGACAACAAGATATTAGCTTTACTATCAGCAATTCCACTTAATCGCGTATGATTTCCTAATGTTACTCTAAAAAGAGTATCAATCCCTCGATCTGGTTTTTCTATCTTATCTTTCTTTTTCTTGGTAACTTCACCAAATTCGTTGGTGTTTTTTGATTCTTGCTTCTCCATTTTTTTATGAATCCGTTTTAAGTTTTTTTCTTTTAAAGGCTGCCATTTTTCTTTAGCATAATCGGTATAAAATCGATGTATGTTTTCTAAAAAATTTAAATTTACTGTCGCCCACTCTTCATTCGAAAATATTTTATGCTCCGTATTCTCCCATTCCGTTCTTAAAAGTTCACAACTGGTAGCATATTCTCTAGTTGTAAGATGAATATAATCAGCATCTTTTATTATTTTTTCTAAATGCGTCAGAGGCTCATGAAATTTTGCTGTAGCTGCAATTAATTTAGAAATATTTTCTATATAATCAGGAGACTTATTCTTATCACTTAAAAATTCGGTAACAATTCGCACACTTTCTATCTCATGATTTTCATAACCTTTTATATACCCTGTATCATGAAACCATGCAGCAATCAAAAGTTTTTCTTCGTCGTCACTCTCAATATTTTCATTAGCACACAACTCTTTAACGGCATTTACAACACTCGTGGTGTGGCAAAAATTATGGTACGAATATAGAATAGAAAGTTTATCTTTGAGTAAGTTATAAACAAAATCTTCGGACTGCTCTAATAGGTTCATAAACATATTTTTATACGACTAAATTATGAAATTGTTTTCGGATAATCATTTTACAAATAAGATTAACACATATTTAATTGGAATTTTAAGCTTCTTTTTGACTCAATCTTGTGCAACACATCATGCTCAGTTTGGGAAAGACGTAGAAAATCCTATTTCACAAAACGCATTAGATACTACAAAAATTGCCCATACTTTATATTTAGTTGGAGACGCAGGAAATGCCGACGAAGAACAAGCACAACAAACTCTTGAACTTTTGCACAAAAGGTTACAAAGTTCAGATAAAAACTCGACACTTTTATTTTTAGGAGATAACATTTACCCTTACGGATTTCCTAATCCAAAAGACATAGATGCTACTGCTCTTGCAGAAAAAAAACTAACAAATCAGTTAGAATTAACTAAAGGTTTCAACGGTAAAACAATTTTTATCCCGGGTAATCATGACTGGTATAGCGGAATTGAAGGAATCGAACGTCAATCAAAATTTGTAACGACATACTTAAATAATAAAAAAGCATTCTTACCACAAAAAAGCTGTGCCATCGAACAGTTAAAAATAAACAAACAAACTACTTTAATAGTTATAGACAGTCAGTGGTTTCTAGAAGACTGGGACGACAATCCTACAATGAATGATAATTGCGATATTAAAACCCGTGAAGCATTCTTTGAAGAATTAGAAAGTATTTTAAATAAGAATAGAGAAAAAACTGTTCTTATAGCTGTCCACCATCCTTTAATGAGTAATGGTACACATGGAGGTCAATTTTCCTTAGAAAAGCAATTATTCCCTTTAGAGCAAAAAATTCCACTACCTGTTATTGGTTCAGTAATAAATTTACTTCGTAAAACTTCTGGAGTAAGCCCACAAGACATACAAAACAAAGTCTACACACAGTTTGTAAAAAGAGTAAAAACCCTTTTACAAAGCCAAGATAATGTTATTGTTATTTCTGGTCATGATCATAATTTACAATACATCAACAAGGATAATATAAAACAAATTATAAGTGGTGCTGGTTCAAAATCTGAAGCAGCAAAGGCAGTATATCCAAATGATTTTTCATATGGTGGCAATGGATATGCTTCATTAACTCTTTATAAAAACGGAGATGCCAGACTTGCTTTTTACAGTAATGAAAACAAAAAAGAAAAACTGTTATTTGATCAAAATATTATCACAGTAAAAGACACTGTATATCATGAAAACTTACCAGCCAAGTTTAATGCAATAACAAAGGCATCTATCTACTCAAGTGAAATGACTAAGAAAAGCATTTTCCATAATTTTTTATTCGGTAAACATTACAGAAAATATTACAGCATGCCTATTGAAGCCAAAACAGTTTCTTTAGACACTCTTTTTGGCGGTATTACACCAAAAAGAGAAGGCGGAGGACATCAATCAAAATCATTACGAATTGTAGATAAAGACGGTAAAGAATATGTGATGCGTGCTTTGAAAAAAAGTGCTTCACGATTTCTTCAATCTGTAGCTTTTAAGGATCAATTTGTACAAGATCAATTTGATAATACCTATGCCGAGAACTTTTTACTAGACTTCTATACAACTTCTCACCCTTACACACCATTTGCTGTCGGCAATTTAGCAGACAAAATCGGACTATCTCACACTAACCCTGTCTTATATTATATTCCTAAACAAGAAATCCTTAAAGGATATAATTATAATTTCGGAGATGAATTATATATGGTAGAAGAACGTCCATCTAGCAGTCAAATAAGTTTAAAAACTTTTGGAAAACCGCTGAATATAATCAGTACTGATGATGTGATGAAAAATCTCCATAAAGATGAAAAATATACCATTGACGAAAAAGAATACATAAAAGCCCGATTATTTGACATGCTTATTGGTGATTGGGACAGACACAGTGACCAATGGCGTTGGGGTGAATACAACGAAGGAAATAAAATTATTTACAAACCAATTCCTAGAGATAGAGATCAAGCTTTTACAAAATACGATGGCGCATTACTTTCTCTTTTAATGCAAATGCCAGCTCTTCGTCATATGCAATCCTTTAAAGATGATATTAGAAACGTAAAATGGTTTAATCGTGAACCTTATCCTCAAGATATTGCTTTCTTAAAAACTGCTCATGAAAATGATTGGATAGAACAAGCCAAATTTATACAAGAAAATCTAACCGATGCTGATATAGATGCTTCTTTTAATAATTTACCAAAAGAAGTGCAAGATGAAACTATCAAGGATATTAAACGTAAACTAAAACTAAGAAAAAAGGAGTTGCAAAAATATGCTACCGAATATTATAGAGTACTACAAAAAACAGTTTTAATAGTTGGAACTGATAAAAAAGATAAATTTATAATTACACATAAAGCAAAAAACAAACTTGATGTAGAAGTATATCGCATTAAGAAAAATGGTGAAGAATTAATTTACACGAAAAATTTCACAGCTGGCAAAACCAAAAATCTTTGGGTTTATGGATTAGATGACGATGATGTTTTTGAAGTAAAAGGAGACTTTAATTCTCGAATAAGTATTCGCTTGATAGGTGGTCAAAACAATGACACCTATATGGTTTCCAACGGAAAAAGAGTGAAAATTTATGATTTCAAATCAAAAAATAACACTTACGATATAGATTCTAAAACCAAAACAGCACTTACTGATGATTACCAAACGAATCTATACGACTATGAAAAACCAAAATATAACGCTTTCTCAGGCCTCCCAAATGGTGGTTATAATCCTGACGATGGTGCAAAATTAGGTATCGTTGCTAATTATACAGTAAACAAATTCAATCAAAATCCGTATACACAAAAACACATTTTAAAAGCCAATTACTTTTTTGCAACCAATGGATATGAACTTATTTACGACGGACATTTCCCTAAAGTGTTAGGTAAATGGGATTTTGATGTGCAATCAATTTTAACCAGCCCAAATTTTACGATAAATTATTTTGGTTATGGTAATGAGACTGTAAACAATGATGAAGATTTAGGCATGAATTATAACCGTGTGCGTATGCGTGCTATAAGAGTAACTCCATCTATTAAGAAAGTAGGTAAATATGGAAGTGAGCTTAATTTTGCCACATCTTTTGAAAAAATTAGAATCGAAGAAACCTCAGGCAGATTCATAAATACGCCAGGAGTAGCTAATCCTGATGTATTTAAAAGTCAGCAATACGCTGGAGCAACAGTAAAATACAGTTATGAGAACTACGATTTACCATCATTCCCATCTATGGGATTTGGATTTTCAGTAGCTGGAAACTGGAAAATCAATCTGGATGACAACAAGCAAAATTTCCCATCATTAGAAAGCAAAATTAATTTCAATCACAAAATTGATTCAAATGGTAAGTTTGTTTTTGCAACTATAATCAAATCAAAAATACTCTTTAATAATAATTTCGATTTTTTCCAAGGAGCAACTTTGGGTGGTGATTATGATTTAAGGGGGTATAGAAATCAACGTTTCTTAGGAAACCAATCTTTTTATCAAAGTAGCGATGTTCGATGGAGTTTAGGAAAAATAAGAAAAAGTATCTTACCAATGTCTTACGGGATTCTTGGAGGATTTGATTATGGCCGCGTTTGGGCAACAGGAGAAAACTCAAACAAATGGCACCAATCCGTAGGCGGAGGTTTATGGCTCAACGGATTGGATGTAATCACTGCTAGACTAACTTATTTCAAAAGCGTTGACGAAGAAGCGAGAATTGCGTTTGGTATAGGATTTGGTTTTTAATTATTTTTTAAAAGTAAATTCATATACCTTACCTCCAACTTTTTTTGTCTTTTCATCGGCTATTAACAATGTCTTATTATCTTTAAAAGCAACAGCTTCTTTTTGAGAAAAATGGTCTAAATCAATCTCCGTTTGTGTTCCTTTATGGAAATTATCTCCTTTAAATCCTTGAAAAAGGACTAATTTATCGTGACATAAAACAACCACTTTTTTCATATCTGGGCTAATTGTAGCACTAGTAATTGCACAATGATTGTAATTACTACATGTTTTAAAAGTTCCTATTAAAGTAGCTTTTTGTGTTCCTGCAGCATTTGGTATTTTATAAATAGATGCCGTACCATCAAAATTCTTGCTTCTGTTTTTTGTAAATAAATAGAAATTATTTTTAAACTCAAAGAATCCCTCAACATCATAAAACATTTGTGTTTTCTTAGGAGGGAAATCTTTTTGTTCAGGATATGCAAATGAAATTTTATAGCTTGAAACTGCATTTTCTTTCCCTAAAGCCGATTTATCAATTCTATAAATACATAAATCTTTACGGATATTATCATTGTTTCCGAAATCGCCAATGTATAAATTACCTGCTTTATCCTTAGTAATATCTTCCCAATCGATATTCGTAGCATTTGCAATTGTAATTGTTTTAGCAATTTCGCCTTGAGCATTTAACCCATAGATTTTATTAGCATTACCACTATCTTCTAATGCCCAAAGCATACCCGTTTCGGGGAAATAAGTAATTCCAGAAACTTCTTTAAGTTTTTTAGGTA is a genomic window containing:
- a CDS encoding GAF domain-containing protein yields the protein MKYHLFDESPFKTLISFHKLIEALEKIAQSDIDYRSNYAKALLKEVESIPELQTGIEDFSVIKKHETIINHLLADLFPTALTNNEIKAVTIPFQNFTFNYTERFKKILKDAGTNFDVSIRDFDEQQFYIANCCLILGTYYKQNIDFNKPFFYDIPDSNGIINHYRILYNADFMEIIPSENAPKLTQEDIDLLIDNYDDIALWKEKFPIESWILKGFGIIILFDATTENAISNLKTNLLKSDTKKATESKNIESIFRSIFKIPNLKVGFLIYNPEQEKFIKPPQLEKDSELSSFLLPFNHEMDCKNAVFGCSFENLLEHKEPLIISNVEKFIEQNENIKLGELLRGQNINSCVFAPVIKDNKLLGVVELVSATPRALNTINAKKLDLVLPYLVDTIERYNNDMQHQIEAVIQREYTTIHPSVYWKFREESEKYFQNSNHTKDYIFKEIVFKEVFPLYGQIDIKGSSEHRNETVKTDLKNQLKMLLQIFASQKENTNLILLEQRKFELQSLLEELDSPLKADSEQHIQRYIEEEIHPILKNTKSNSEAEKLEQKYFKGLDEKTGLFYQERKKFDNAMSIINKKLAVILDKNQIEAQQIYPHYYERFKTDGVEHNLYIGASIAPTKPFDVMYLHNLRLWQLQTLCEMELAHHQLKASLPYELDVTSLILVFSSPISIRFRMDEKRFDVDGTYNARYEVVKKRIDKAHIKNSIERITEKEKITIVYSHASEEAEYLKYIKYLQFKKILDPQIEQFEVEDLQGVSGLKAIRVKVVNNTLTAKKITYQDLLDELN
- a CDS encoding Pycsar system effector family protein, with protein sequence MPLHEYEWAMNEMMKDKDYLYGTMIKDLYFLGIVLERKYRLLRVAYNLFMIGIIITVLAFIIAFRSL
- a CDS encoding metallophosphoesterase, producing MKLFSDNHFTNKINTYLIGILSFFLTQSCATHHAQFGKDVENPISQNALDTTKIAHTLYLVGDAGNADEEQAQQTLELLHKRLQSSDKNSTLLFLGDNIYPYGFPNPKDIDATALAEKKLTNQLELTKGFNGKTIFIPGNHDWYSGIEGIERQSKFVTTYLNNKKAFLPQKSCAIEQLKINKQTTLIVIDSQWFLEDWDDNPTMNDNCDIKTREAFFEELESILNKNREKTVLIAVHHPLMSNGTHGGQFSLEKQLFPLEQKIPLPVIGSVINLLRKTSGVSPQDIQNKVYTQFVKRVKTLLQSQDNVIVISGHDHNLQYINKDNIKQIISGAGSKSEAAKAVYPNDFSYGGNGYASLTLYKNGDARLAFYSNENKKEKLLFDQNIITVKDTVYHENLPAKFNAITKASIYSSEMTKKSIFHNFLFGKHYRKYYSMPIEAKTVSLDTLFGGITPKREGGGHQSKSLRIVDKDGKEYVMRALKKSASRFLQSVAFKDQFVQDQFDNTYAENFLLDFYTTSHPYTPFAVGNLADKIGLSHTNPVLYYIPKQEILKGYNYNFGDELYMVEERPSSSQISLKTFGKPLNIISTDDVMKNLHKDEKYTIDEKEYIKARLFDMLIGDWDRHSDQWRWGEYNEGNKIIYKPIPRDRDQAFTKYDGALLSLLMQMPALRHMQSFKDDIRNVKWFNREPYPQDIAFLKTAHENDWIEQAKFIQENLTDADIDASFNNLPKEVQDETIKDIKRKLKLRKKELQKYATEYYRVLQKTVLIVGTDKKDKFIITHKAKNKLDVEVYRIKKNGEELIYTKNFTAGKTKNLWVYGLDDDDVFEVKGDFNSRISIRLIGGQNNDTYMVSNGKRVKIYDFKSKNNTYDIDSKTKTALTDDYQTNLYDYEKPKYNAFSGLPNGGYNPDDGAKLGIVANYTVNKFNQNPYTQKHILKANYFFATNGYELIYDGHFPKVLGKWDFDVQSILTSPNFTINYFGYGNETVNNDEDLGMNYNRVRMRAIRVTPSIKKVGKYGSELNFATSFEKIRIEETSGRFINTPGVANPDVFKSQQYAGATVKYSYENYDLPSFPSMGFGFSVAGNWKINLDDNKQNFPSLESKINFNHKIDSNGKFVFATIIKSKILFNNNFDFFQGATLGGDYDLRGYRNQRFLGNQSFYQSSDVRWSLGKIRKSILPMSYGILGGFDYGRVWATGENSNKWHQSVGGGLWLNGLDVITARLTYFKSVDEEARIAFGIGFGF
- a CDS encoding SdiA-regulated domain-containing protein, with product MKNYIALIVAFILLACQQDSSVLKTLYPLPKKLKEVSGITYFPETGMLWALEDSGNANKIYGLNAQGEIAKTITIANATNIDWEDITKDKAGNLYIGDFGNNDNIRKDLCIYRIDKSALGKENAVSSYKISFAYPEQKDFPPKKTQMFYDVEGFFEFKNNFYLFTKNRSKNFDGTASIYKIPNAAGTQKATLIGTFKTCSNYNHCAITSATISPDMKKVVVLCHDKLVLFQGFKGDNFHKGTQTEIDLDHFSQKEAVAFKDNKTLLIADEKTKKVGGKVYEFTFKK
- a CDS encoding HD domain-containing protein, whose protein sequence is MNLLEQSEDFVYNLLKDKLSILYSYHNFCHTTSVVNAVKELCANENIESDDEEKLLIAAWFHDTGYIKGYENHEIESVRIVTEFLSDKNKSPDYIENISKLIAATAKFHEPLTHLEKIIKDADYIHLTTREYATSCELLRTEWENTEHKIFSNEEWATVNLNFLENIHRFYTDYAKEKWQPLKEKNLKRIHKKMEKQESKNTNEFGEVTKKKKDKIEKPDRGIDTLFRVTLGNHTRLSGIADSKANILLSVNAIIISIALSTIIPKLDSPKNAHLIIPTFIMLISSVITIVFAILSTRPKVTTGVFTREDIEAKK